A genome region from Excalfactoria chinensis isolate bCotChi1 chromosome 26, bCotChi1.hap2, whole genome shotgun sequence includes the following:
- the GNA11 gene encoding guanine nucleotide-binding protein subunit alpha-11 yields the protein MTLESMMACCLSDEVKESKRINAEIEKQLRRDKRDARRELKLLLLGTGESGKSTFIKQMRIIHGSGYSEEDKKGFTKLVYQNIFTAMQSMIRAMETLKILYKYEQNKANAVLIREVDVEKVMTFEQPYVSAIKTLWNDPGIQECYDRRREYQLSDSAKYYLSDVDRIATPGYLPTQQDVLRVRVPTTGIIEYPFDLENIIFRMVDVGGQRSERRKWIHCFENVTSIMFLVALSEYDQVLVESDNENRMEESKALFRTIITYPWFQNSSVILFLNKKDLLEDKILYSHLVDYFPEFDGPQRDAQAAREFILKMFVDLNPDSDKIIYSHFTCATDTENIRFVFAAVKDTILQLNLKEYNLV from the exons ATGACTCTGGAGTCCATGATGGCCTGTTGCCTGAGCGACGAGGTGAAGGAGTCGAAACGCATCAACGCGGAGATCGAGAAGCAGCTGCGGAGGGACAAACGCGACGCCCGGCGggagctgaagctgctgctgttgg gcactggggaGAGTGGAAAAAGCACGTTCATTAAGCAAATGCGTATCATTCATGGCTCAGGCTACTCTGAAGAGGACAAAAAAGGTTTTACCAAGCTGGTATATCAAAACATCTTCACTGCCATGCAGTCCATGATCAGGGCCATGGAAACCCTGAAGATTCTGTACAAATACGAACAGAACAAG GCCAACGCAGTCCTGATCCGGGAAGTGGATGTAGAAAAGGTCATGACATTTGAGCAGCCCTACGTAAGTGCAATTAAAACCTTGTGGAACGACCCTGGAATACAGGAGTGTTATGACAGAAGAAGAGAATACCAACTTTCTGATTCAGCTAAATA CTATCTCAGCGACGTGGATCGTATCGCTACCCCAGGATATCTACCAACTCAGCAAGATGTGCTACGGGTTCGAGTTCCTACGACCGGGATCATAGAGTACCCCTTTGACCTAGAGAATATTATCTTCAG AATGGTGGATGTTGGAGGTCAGAGATCAGAACGGAGGAAGTGGATCCATTGCTTCGAAAATGTGACTTCCATCATGTTTTTAGTAGCACTTAGTGAATATGACCAAGTTCTGGTGGAGTCTGATAATGAG AACCGGATGGAAGAGAGTAAAGCCCTCTTCCGAACCATTATCACTTATCCCTGGTTCCAAAACTCATCAGTTATCCTCTTCCTGAACAAGAAGGATCTGTTGGAAGACAAGATCCTCTATTCCCATCTCGTTGACTATTTCCCAGAGTTTGATG GCCCGCAGAGGGACGCGCAGGCAGCCCGCGAGTTCATCCTCAAGATGTTTGTGGATCTGAACCCAGACAGCGACAAAATCATCTACTCCCACTTCACGTGTGCCACAGACACGGAGAACATCCGCTTCGTCTTTGCGGCCGTGAAGGACACCATCCTACAGCTCAACCTGAAGGAGTACAACCTGGTTTGA